The Prionailurus bengalensis isolate Pbe53 chromosome E4, Fcat_Pben_1.1_paternal_pri, whole genome shotgun sequence region CTTCCCTCACACCAGGTGACTTCAGGACAAAAGGGATAAGTGGAACCTGACCTCAGGGAGACTCAGAGTAAGACGGCAAGGCCACCTCTATGTCCCTGTCAGTGCGTGGCCTTTAAAGGAGAGACCACGCCTGCGAGGTCAGAGGCATGATCACGAGGACCCCGTTGGGAGAGGGGGGTGCAGGAAGCAGGACCCAGGCCTGCACCATCATTCCCTCTTGTGGCCCAAGATGAGGCTGAGACATAGGAGGTGGGGCCCCCATGGAGATTTGGCAGTTGGAAAATTCTAGCCTTTCAGTTCTAGATTCAGTGCCCCTCTCTCTGGTAGCAGGGAGGGTGGAGCCACAGTGGATCTCCCAGAGACGATGATGGGAGCCCTCTGTGGGCCTAACGCCCTGCCTCCTGTCTTTTGGGCACTTACAGAGGTCCTTCTTGTTCCCCACCAGAAGACCTTGGATTCTGTGATAACCAGGGCTCTTCAAACACACTAAGCCAGCTCTTGCTTCTAGGGCTTTGTTTATGCTGTTCCGTCTTCCCATCCCTGGCCCCTGTCCTTGACTTTCTTCTCATCCCCTGAGACTCCATGTAGAAACCCTCTCCTCCAGAAAGCCCTCATGCTCACCAATGCCAGGTAGGGTGGCTCTTGTCTGGGCTTCCCCAGCACCCACTGTCCTGCCTGCGGTGACACTGAGCTGGAATCTTCTGTTTGCGGCCTCTCTCCCGCTGGGCTAGGCCtaacacagtgcctagcacatattTGGTTCTCAGGAGACAtttattggatggatggatggatgagtgagtgaatgaataagaaatgagGCCAAGACTCCAGGCTAAGGTCCTTGTTTGCCCAGGAACCATATCCTTCTCATCTCTAGGTCTTGGCATCTatcacagtgcttggcacatggcacAGGATAAGTGGGTCTAGATTGTTTCTTGAGAGTCCGAGTGTGATGCTACGGGCACACAGGGAACATGGTGTAGTATGGGAGGTGTCACTGTGGTGGCAGTTACATCAGGGTCCGAGGTGCTCAGAGCAAGGAGTAATGAATCACTCTGCCTGGAAAGTATAGGAAGCCTTCCCAGGGACAGTGGGGCTGGGCTCCCTTGGGTGGATGACATGTGGAGAATTGGGGGAAGGCCTTCCAGGCAAAGGGAGCAGCCGAAGCAGAGGCGTGGGGGTGCCCCATGCAAGGGGGTGCCCTAGGGAGCTGTTGAGTCAGGTGGCTCTCATCCCACACCGTTTCCCTTCTGCCAACTGGGCTCAAGGCCACCATGCTGTCTTCTCCGATTCAGAACCGGGACCCTGTAGTCCCCGGTTTGCACAGGAAGGAAGCAAGCCAAGCACCCAGACCAGCCCACGCCTCCCAGAGGCTCATCGCTGCCTGAAAAGCTACCTGACAAAACCggccctctttccttcctcaagGGCTCCCTGCCCCTCAGACAGACGCCTGCTTCCTAGTCCCTggccaggaagagaaagaaaacaggccCATCCAAAGAGGCTTCCATTGTTCCCAAGGAGTGACTCACACACACGGGAAGGTTGTCCCCCGGCTCCTCCGCGCTTTCCCCCAGTGTGCCTCTCGGTGACTCAGAGCAGCTCGCGCCACAAGCCCTTCTGCTGTCTGTGAGGCCCAGGCCCCGAGAGGGCCCTGCATTCCCCAGGGCCAGCCGCCCTCTCCCCTCCGGAAGCAGGGGGGAGGCGGCTCCTTTCAGTGTGGCAGTTATGAGGGGCCGTGTCCCCTAGGGTCTCCCTGTGAGACAGGCTCtcgcctcagtttccctccctctGAAAGGGAGCTGACAGGAAAGCCATGCGATGTGTGTTGGCTTTTATTACTGGCACGCGTGGGCATGTGGGGGTACAGGCACCAACAGCAGCTTCCAGCCGCGCCAGCTCCTGGTTTCCAGACTTGAGTCGGCCTGCAGTGCccggggggtggtggggggggggggcagaagctGGGGGGTAAGCAGGGAGGGGACACGGCGAGGATCTTTGGTGAAGGACACTGCTGCCCCTACTTCCAGCGCCCGGTCACTTTGGCCTTCCCGCGGGTCTTGGACCTGCAGAAGGAGCAGGGCCCAGTCAGAAGGGGGACACAGGGCTGGGCAGCAGGCCTCcacagggagggggtggaggtgagCGATGCTAAGGGTGGAGAGAGGCAGCCCGGAGCCGCTTCCAGAGATACAGCAGGGCAGCAGCCTCGGGCTGGAGTGAGACCTCCTGGCCCTGTACAAATCCCCCACTGAGCAGTGACCAAGCAGGAGTCCGCGCcctgaaggggaggagggaggggtgggagccaGAGCCCTCAGAGGAGGAGTGGGATGGTGGGGACACACGGATGGAGGGGGCAGGGCCGGGTAAAGAAAGGAAGGACCTAGAAACTTACACTTTCTGGTTATCGTTGATCCTGTTTCGGAGAACATTGATCTGTAAGTGAGAAAGAGTGACTTTGGAgctgatttggctcaggtctcagGTGGCTGGGGGTGAAGGGGAAGCCAGCTGAGCACAGCGgtagagggtggggggagggggagcagagcaGCGATACTGTGAAAGTCAGAACAGGCAGGCATCCGGAGGGGCCCAGGTCCCACAGGCAGAAGCCGAGGAGAGGCTTCCTGGCCGCCCCACTGGTCTCTCACTGAGGGGTCCCCGAGGCACAGAGGGCTCAGGACGAGAGGCCTAAGGAGGCTTTCTGAGAATCGGGTGCAAGGCTGGGCCTCAGGAAGCCCTCTGAACAGCCCCAGTCCGGCCTGAGGCCCCCTGTCAGGCACTCTTGCCCGGTTGTTCATGAGGTACAGCACCCCCGTGTGCTACGCCTGCAGTTCACCACCCTGTACTTGGGCCAAATCTGAGCCCGGTAGGCCAGGTGCAGAGTTAAATGTGGAACCAGAGGCAAAGTGGAAGGCCCAGGTCGATAGGGGCTGTAACAGCAGCTAATACCTACTGAGCACTTAGTGGGTGCCCACCACTTTCTGTTCCGTTATGAGCACTTTCCCGAGTATTAACCCCCAGGGATGACTGTGAGGTATAACTTAACACATGGCAAGTGCTCAGAACAATTCCCGGAAGACTTtactactatttttattactacGATGATCTCTATAAgcctcacaataaccctgtgaAATAGGTCCTGGGGTTATCCTTGTCACTTAGAAATGGAAAGAGGGAAGCgggagtaacttgcccaaggtcacacagctagtgagggGCAGGGCTAGAAATAGGACCCAGGCAGTGTGGCTCCAAAGTCCACGCTCAGTGCCACCACACAAAATTGCCTCTCTCAgcactggggggtgggaggggacccTGTAGCCATTCAGGCCTGAGCTGTGCTCAGAAGAGGGGCCCGTGCACAAAGAAAAGCAGCAAAGTGGGCCCGGAAAGGGAAGCCAAACTCCTCTAGGCAGAGAGGCCGCGCTGGGGAAGTGTGAGGGCCCGGCGTTCACTGAGCCAGTTCTTGCCGCTGTACGTGCACCTGGGACCCCTCAAAGCTGTGAGTTTGAGGTTCAGCCGGCTGTGCCCACACCAGGGCCTCTAGGGTACAcggggagagagaaagtggctGCATCTCTGGTGaggcctccctctctccacccagaGGCCTGGCTTTGTGCATCCTGGTCCTCCCACCTGACCCGGGGCATCCGAGCTGCTGCCTCAAGGCCTTCggggacagaagggagggagaccCCCAGGGCTGGCACGCCAGGAACGTGCCTTTGCTCAGCCCCAGCAAGTGAACCATCAGACTTCTCCAGCAAGCAACAGCCCAGTGGTGGACGCTGAACACTGCCAGAGACAAGACCCCCAGGCCGGTGTGTGTGAGTTGGCAAGGGTAGGAGGTGACAGGGATAGGGGAAAGGGGCCTGATGGACAGCAGCCATGTGGGACCCAATCCAAAACAGGagtgtgggatgggggaggggccagTGAGCAGGCTCACTTCATATTTCTGCTGCTTGAACTTCTCCTGCAGGTCGAACTTCTCTGCCTCCAGGTTATAGATGCTCTGCCATAGTTCCTTGGCCTTCTCCCTGCAGGGGCCAGAGTGGGGATGCAGGGCAGGATAGGAACAATAAGGAATGGCCCTCATCTACCTTCATCCCGGATCTGACccagcctcccccaccagccctccttcccacccccaggcCTGCTAAGGGGACCCCCCAGCCCACCTGACTcagcaggaggcagagacagcagcACCTGGTGCTTAGGACcggatgtggggtggggggtggcgcggcgcggcgcgggtGGGGCATCATTCAATCCCCCTTCCCGCCACCTGGGTGCAGGTGGGTAAGAAGCTCAGAGGGGCGAGACGCCTGCTCAGTTCTCTTTCTCTATTGGCAAAGCACAAAGATGGCTTGACTGCCTCACACCCAACTCCAGTGGCACCAAAACATtcttggcgggggcggggggcggaatATGTGAGGCAACAGCGCCCCTTGGTGGTGCACGATGAGAATTGCCCTATGCCCCGACCCCCGTGCTGGCGCAGGTGCACGCAGTCGGCTGAGCACCACCAGTCCCCACCTCAGCTGATCCTCATTCAGGTGGTCAATGGCCAGCACCTTCCTCCTCTCGGCCagaatcttcttcttcttttcccgCTCCGTCTGCCTCTTCCCGCTTTTCCGCTCCGTCTGGAGAGAGTGACAAGCAGGGGGAGTTAACTAGGGAACACCCCCTCCTTTCCCCTAACCCTCCCAAAACCCAATGGGGAGCAAGGCAAAGCCTGCAGAAGGACCAGGTTCTTATCCTCTTCTTCCTGAAACACCCACGCTATCAGCTGCctggattcccccccccccgccccccgagaaactgaggcaggggcaAGGAGGACCTCTTCAGTCCATTATTTCTTTGCCTCTCCAAATTCTTCCATCTCTCTCCCGGCTCCCTCCTCCCGCCCGACCCATTCTCCACACTCAGCATCCCCCTCCCAGCGAGGCCCCCAAAACGATGAGGAGGACAAGGGTTAGAGGTTGTGGTACCCACCTGGGCCTGCAAAGCCAGGACACCATGAGAGAAAGACCCAGAGAGAAAGACCAAGAccagggcagagatagagagggcaGGGCAcggcaaaggcagagagacacaagggggagaaggagaaggtgatTCAGACGCTCACTGCAGGCAACCTTGTTCACTAGGACTATTCTGAGAGCAGGGCCATGCCATAAGTCTGGCTGGTGTGGTCATTGTGGCgacagaggcaggcaggccgggctAGCTCTGAGCTGGGGGACTCTGGAAATCTAAGAAAATGTTCTGATCCCTCCACTGCACAGAGAAAATCAGTTTCatatttcctcttctcccttgaGAATGGAGTGTCGAGCAGGAGTGGGACATAAAAATGAGGAATGGAGGAGGTTTGCAGGAATAAACCATCTCACATCTGCGGGATACACAGATGCTCACCATGTTAGCCGATCTGATCTCAGAGCAGGCAGGGCAGACGATattaaacccattttacagatgaggaaactgaggctctgaggttgcctgaggccacacaacTGTAAGTGGCAGGTCTGAGTCTCCAACCAGAGCTCTGACTCTGGGCACAAGGCTCTTCCAGACACACCATCAACTTTGGGGGTTCCCGGGGCACTGCTGACACTCGAGGCCGCTGCCTGCAGCCCCCCCCCTCCAGCAAGCCCCTCTTAGGGGAAGCCACAGCCGGCAGAGCGCCAGCTCAGGGCATGGGCAGGAGGTGGCCTTGGCCTTTCACTTACAGGTAGGAATTTCTTCCTGGGATCCAGCTTGAAGTCTGTGGacacccccttcctccccataTACCGGGACCCCCTGAAGACCACTGCTGCTGCCCGACCTACCTTCTGGATGTAACCCCCAAAGTGCATCATGTTGGACAAAGCCTTCTTCTTCCGGGCCTCGTCCTCAGCCTTTCTcctgttctcctcctcctcccgtcGGGCTCTCTCTTCCTGATTTtcagtggggaggaagagagaaaatcaggGGTGAGGGTATGAACCCCTGAGGCTGGGCTGAGGTCTGGGGTGTTTATGGGTCATGTGAGTAGAACTTTTCCCTCCATCAGGCAAGAAGCTTCCTGAGGGGCCCCCCAGCACGGGGCCTGACACACAGGAGCAGCGAAGACTTTTGTTTATGAATGAGTGAAGAATGATCTCACCATCCCCTCAGGcaaggagccccccacccccaccccaggaggccTGCTGGTCTGGAAGAACCTCCAACACCAGCACAGGAAAAGGGCCAAGGGACCCCCTGTTCCCAGGGAGCCTGCACCAGGGAAGGGACGCAGCAGGAGAGGACTTCGCTGCCTTAcaatggaagtttgtaccttttggcccCTTCTtaccaaacccccccccccccacctctggcaaccaccaatctgttctctgcatctatgagcTTGGCGTTTgggttttgctttggtttggctgtgtttcagattccacatataagtgaaactaGACAGTATTGTTCTTTCTCTGaattgtttcacttagcataatgctctctccaggtccatccatgttttcacaaatggcaagattcccttccttttttatggctaatattccagggggggggggggctgcgtgtgcatgagcatgcacacacacatatttttatgcCTTCCTTCATTGGCAGACACATGTTGCCTCCGTGTCTTAGCTCCTGTAAATAATGCCACAGCGAATGGAGCGCAGATGcctttttgaatcagtgtttgcatcttcttcgggtaaatacccagaagtggaactgctggacGGAGAGTCTTGTAAAATATTAAGTTCGTGAAAGCCCAGACATTTTGATCTCAGTTACTGCTTATTATCAGATTCCAAACAGTGCCCAGCACTCACCAGGGGCACGTTCACTGAATCAATGTGAATGActagggaggggcctgggggcctggaaGGAGCTGGGGGCCCGCTAGGGGCTTCTGTGGGCCATGGATTAGGGGTCACTCACTGCCAGGCGAGTCTGACGTTCCTTCTCCCGCTCATTCCGGATGCGCTGCTGCTCGGCCCGCTCAGCCCGTCGCTTCTCctatggggagaggggcacagccTGCCCAGTGCGTGCATATGGAGGAGGTGTCCCCAAAGGTGCAGGGACCAACCAGGGAAAGAGGTGGCAAGAAAACGCACAGGGGATTTTCCCCTCGGGAGCTCAGGGCAGTGAGTGCCCTTCCTCCAAGGGCTTCTACTCTGCCAGCTCCCTGGACACAGAGCGCCTCGACAGGTGCACCAGCTCAGAATGCCCTGGCTGAATAAAGATAGCCCACAGCAGGCGTGTGCGGATGCCCCACGCGGAGCATTACTCATCGTGGGGTTGTCCTCAACGATTTGAAAAATGTCAGGCGGACTTCTCCCGTCTCCCACGAGTGCTGtgcccctggccccgccccggccccagccccagcagctgCTCTTGTGTTCGCGGACAGATGGCCAGACCCTCAGCTGCCAGCCAGGGCGGCACAGCGGTGCCACAAACACAGCAGCGAGTCTGGTGGAGCGAAAAACAAAGGAGTCAAAATAACCCCCCCTGGTTATGATTCGGGACTGTAGAGGCCACACTCATCTTCCCTGCATTCGTGAGGGGAGCTCCCAGTggaagggagtggggggcagaggtgggacaACAGGGATTTGACTCATCACCCCCCAGCCAAGGCCTGGGGCACCCGGAGACCATCAGCAGCTCTGGCTGCCAAGAATGGTCCGGTCTGGTGGGGACGGAAGGCAGGGACCCAAGAAACCACAGTGCAGGGCCTCAAGAGTGGCTCCTGGCCGCTGGAATCCTGATGGAGAGCCCATGTGCAGCAGGGTAAGGGGCCCCCCCCTACCCCCGAAGGCGGTCCAGAGGAGGTGGGGCCTAACAAAGAGGGTGGACGGAGCGGGGTCTCTGGGGGCATTGCCACAGGAGACTGGACACCCACAATCCTGTCTTTGAGGGAAATgagctcctcttcctctttcttcctgttctcaAAGTGAGCCTCGATCAGCGTCTGTAGCTCATTCAGATCCTTCTCCATGCGCTTCCGGTGGATATCCTGCGAAGGCACAGCCGGGCTCAGAGGCTGCCAGGCCCATGGGTCCAGGGAAGAAGTGGTTGGGTAGATGCCACCCTCCGCAATGCAGGAGGGACGGGCAGGGCGGGGGCCTGGCCGGGGAAGGGGCCACCGTGGCCCGAACCCAGGATGAGGCCCTGCCAGGCCTGTGCCGAGCACCATCCTGCCTGCGCCCTCCGCCTGCCGGCCCCCCAGCTCACACGGCCTCTGTCTCCCAGCCCAGGCCCGTTCCCCCCGCAGGCACACTCACATCAAAGTCTACTCTCTCCCCATCGGGGATCTTGGGTGGCACCAGGTTGGGCATGAATGGCCTgttggagagaagaggagggaatcCATGAATGCCAACCCCATCCTGGACCCAAGGGGCTCTGGGTGGCCAGCACAGGAGGGGACCTTCTCCTTCCTGCAGACACGCGGCCGGGCAACAACGACAGCACCTCTCGGCACGTGGGCACACTGCAGCCCTTTCGCGTGCGCCCTCTCGTTTTATCCCCCTGATACACCCCTGACGCAGAGACCCCCCCAATCTCACTGAAGAAAACGGAGGCCCAGGGAATGACTCGCTCCGGACCACGCAACAAGGACGTCACAGAAGCTATGGCGCGTGAGTCCGACTCCCGAATTCCCACGGCTGGCCCGTGAACCCCTGGCATCCTGGGGTTTGGTCCCCGCCCCAACACATACTTGCTGTGTGACACCAGGTCCAGTGGGCTCCTCAGTTTCCCCGTTTGCCCTCAGGTCTGTGAGGGGCCGAAATGAGATACTGCCATCCGTACAAGTGGCCGGGAAAGGGAAAGGTGCGGGACAAATGAACGGGGCTGGGATTGTCTCTGGGGCTggtgttggcgggggggggggtcccaacTTGGGGAGCAGCCTGCGACTGCTGAGGCGGCATCTGCGACAGGTTTGGCGTCACCGAAAGGAAGAGCCTCCCTGGCCCCCTCTCCACCTGACACCCACCCCGGCAGCTTCCAGGTGGTTTCATTTTGCGGCACCAGGCCGTCCTGCCCCGCCCCTTTGTGACACTTTGAAGCCAGCCAGGCTGGCACGCTGTCACTGCTTGGCTCCCCCAGATTTCCGTCCCTCTTCCTTCAGGTCCCACTTCAGCCGTGCCGTGAGACAGGAGAGGCTATCCATCCAGGGCCACAACTAGTCCACCCCTTTCCTCTGGGTGAACACAGTGCTTTCCATGCTGGGGTACGCAATTGGTAATGGAGCGTGAAGTGGATTgcagcccccctcctccctcggGCCAACTCTTGTGCAGTACACAACCTGTACAACCATACAGGTGCCTGCTGCACCCCCCAGCCCATGCCCACTGTATCACACTGCACTCCTGTCCTTCCTCACTGGCCTTCTCCTCCCAGGGCTTCACCACAAGTGTGTCCCACTCACCTGGGCTTTGGTTTGGACTCCTCCACTGGGCcatctggggaggagagaagcaCACAGCCACAGGGTCAGAAGGCCCCAGatctggtcccagctctgcccctgatAAGCTGAGCACCCATGcgcctctgtttctccatctgcacAATGAGTTCCTTCCAACCCTGGGGATCCCCGGTTCCAGAAGCATCACGAAGAATTAAAGCAGCAGACCCACAGACCCCACACTCCTTCTCCCATAGTGGCTCCCAGGGGGTCATCTCAGGGGACGGCTGGGTCCTGACAGGAAGAACACCCTCCCAGAGTGAAACTCCAAAGCCTTCTCTCATTCACCGGTTCTGGGCGTTGTCCCCGGGGGATCCTGGCCCGAGAGTCCCCTCCGAGGCTCTGCCTACTTGGTTGCTCCCTGGACTTCCTGGCCTCCAGGGGACGATGCCAGGGGGCATGATTTCAAGACCCagctggctgcccctcccctccagagccAATGCACCCTTGGTAAAGGCTGCAACATGACAATGACCACTGCAGTGACCCCCCCCCCGACATGGGCCATCTACATCTTGGGATTTCATCCTATAGACACTACACCTTATGAATGGTTTTGCCTGAGCTCCAGGAGCCTTGTATGTGTAGGCGACTTCTGGGGCCCTGTCCAGATTGGGACTGGACACTGGTCCCCTCTCCCACAGGGCACCACCCAGGCAGCTTCTCTGGAACGAGGGGGACAGAGGTTTGAAGGCCAAGACCCCAAACCTGCATGGTCATTAActctgtcctctcctcccctgaACCCCTCCTCGCCCACCTCCCTGGAGGGAGCCCTGTGGTCAGTCTCCCCTAAAGCTGCTTGGAGGGGCTCCCTCGATGCCTCAGTACCTCTCTCTTGATGTCCAACAGTCCTCACCTTCAGTTTCTTTAGCCTCCTCTTCTTGTCCGTCTCCTAAACAGAACGTGAGAAATTAGCAAAGATCCTTGTTCTAGACCCAAGTCCCCCCCTTCCAGAGTCTCCCTCACAGACAGGTCCTAACCAAATTGCACCCTTCTGGTTCCTGGGCTCAGGGGATGTCTATTCGCACACATGCCCCCGGGGCCCAAGGCTCTGCCTGACACGAAAGGAGCTCACAGTCAAGGTTCATTGATCGAACAACTGGGGGCTGAATCCCAGCCCAGGCAGGATGTACTGTTGCATAGGTTGGAAAGAAGGTTCCAGGTGGATTTCTCACGGTCATAGGAGTGCCTCTGGGGGCTCCTGCCACCCCCCCTCCACACCATGAGCAAGCCCCCCCTCACCCCAGACAGGGCCTTACCTTCTACATTGGTCTCCTCAGTCTCAGCCTCACCTTCAGCCTCTTCTGCTGCTGCCTCTTCGTGCTCTGGAGAAGTGAGCCAGAAACAGTGAACACCCAGGCCCTTACTTAGGCTAGCAGGCAGAACCCAGatcagagaggggtgggggtggaggtcaGCAACATCCAGGATCCAGAGGAATGTTGGGAGTCACCAATATGAATGACAAGGGGCTGCTCCGTTCTTGGTTTAAACCAGAAGTTGGCAAACTATGACCcaagggccaaatctggcccccAGACtgcttctgtaaataaagttttattggaacacagccacatccacTCATTTATATACTGCCTATGGCTGCCTTTGCCATATTCTAGCAAAGTTCAGTAATGACAACAGACCCTGGTAAACCATGACGGAAGGGCATGATCAAGCTTGTGGAGAGTGCTTTTGTTCTAGACTTGTCTCTCTGGGAGTTTGGGAATTGCAAGCAGGCCTTTCTGAGCATGGAGACCTGTTCTGTACGTGAAGGCCACTGGGAGGGCCAGAAGTCTGGGGTAGGAGCGTGTTACGgtgcgggggcagggggtgctgtTGGTACCAGCAGAGAAGGGTTTGCAGGCCCAGAAACACTCATTGCTGGGGGTGGGAAGGTCTGGTGGCTAGCTATTTCTGCCTCACTCAGCACCTTTGCCCAACAGCCTCCCTGGCAATACAACTCCACCCTGTTCCCCAACTTTCCACCCCCAATGTTCCACCCAGTGATCTGACACCACAGGATGTATCCTGCTTAAGATGAGGTGTTGGGAAAGCTCCTGTCCTCAACTCGGTAACTCTAGGGACCCTTCATCTGTATCCCAAAGAAACCCAAACAGCAAGACAGTGGGAGGGTAGATGAGGTGCCCACTGTGTAGACATTTGTACTGCCCAGAGAGTTGGTAGGATTCTTCTATTTTCATCCCTTTGCTTGGCAGGATATGGACCCCACCCAAGTCAGGCACTTGGAGTAGACAGATCAGACAGGATGACGCCAGGCTCATGGCTCTGCCCGTAGGAGGCATCTGGTCATGCTCACTGGCTGATGGGCTGACAAGTGTGGCCtcctggcagagggagaggagaaagcctcaggaagggacagagagaggccaTAAGGAAAGAAATGTTGGCCCCCAGTCActctgttctctgtcttcttttcctagtCTGGGCCCAGGGATGCCTCTTCTTTGATCCCCACAGGAGCCTTACCTCAAAGAAGATCCTTCCAGAAGGGGCAAGAATAGAAGGCTGGCCAGCAAGAGTATGACCAGTTGTGGGGTCCTCTTCAGGCCATCTTGTtaacccctgtccccaccccatctAATGTGTCAATTCTCTGTAGAATACCCCCGCCCATGCCACACGCTCAATGAGGCGCTCCTGGCCTCCTCACTACATCTTGAGACATCACTATTAGAAACTTCTTTCAACTTCAGCCCAAGTCTATCTCCCTTGCCCTAGTCCCACTCCTAGGGGCTGGAAACAAGTcccggcccccccaccccacagcagtGCACATTTGAAGGCTGACGTCATGTCCTTTCTGCCCTGGCTATTTCCAGTTCCCCCAGCTGCTCTTCAGATCGCTCTGTCGCCAGGTCCCTCACACCCTGGCCACCCTGCCTGGGTCCTGTCCACTTGAGAGGGAGGGCCCAGTATCTGCAGCGGGGGCAGAGAAAGGCCACTCCTTCCAGACATTAGTCACCTTCTGTGGCCACATTCGGAGCAGGCCAGGGGACAAGCCAGCCTGGGTTCTTCCCACCCGCCCAGCCCAGGAGAAAGATCAGAAACCAGGGGAAAGGAGCAGCGGCCTGGCCCTTGTGAGGCTGAGAGGAGGTGACCGACCCACTCCACAcctgtccctcccccccgcccGGCCCACCCCACTCTGCCACAGAACAGGGCCCGTCCACGGCAGCCAGGCTCAGGACAGCAGGGAGCAGAAAGCACAGGAAAGTAAAAGCTGTACTACCGTCTTCGTCCTCTCTCCAGTCCTCCTCTTCTGAGGGTCAGGGAGTGGCCACGGCAAAGGGGAGAAGCGAGACAGGTTAGTCTGGGAGCAGAAGGACGGGGACAGGAGCAGGGAGACAGCGCACGGTTCtgagcatgggctttggaattaAGCTCCGGTTCCAAGTCCTGAATCACTACTTCTAGCAACTGAGGCAAATCGCTTCCCAGGCGCCTTGTCAGTATAATGGAAAGAACGATCCTCAGGTCTCCGCCGTGATCTAGCAGGCATAGAGCACTCAGTGggaaggcactcagtaaatgacGGTATCGGGCCATCTCCTCCCTCTCTAGACACGAGGACAGAGGCCCCGGAGAGCAGAGAGTGGGAACAATTCCCGGCTGTCAAACTTCTCCCGTGTTCCTACCCTGAATGAGCCCCTCAGGTATCCCACAAAACATCTCCAATCTCCAGGACTCACAGTTCTGAGAGCCCCAGTggagagcctggcacagggcagttTTGTTGGTGTCTTTCAAGGAAGCAGCCCCATCTAAGGAAGGCACAGCATTATCACACTGAGGAAACAGACCAGCCCATGGTATGCAAACACCTGCCCAAAGAAACAGCTCACAGCAGAATGCACCCTTTCTCTACTGGAAGAAGAGACAGGGCATCGTCCATTCTGCAGGCTGAGTGGTCATCCATGTAGACCTTGCTCTTTCTTGGTCATGTATAGCCAGGGACTTAGCTATGAGGGAGGCGGGTAGAGTCCCTTCAAGCAAGGTCATACATGGAGCTCAGTCCACCATCACAGTGCAGAACCGTTTTGCTAATTCACAGCCAAATCC contains the following coding sequences:
- the TNNT2 gene encoding troponin T, cardiac muscle isoform X4 is translated as MSDVEEVGEEYEEEQEEEEDWREDEDEHEEAAAEEAEGEAETEETNVEGDGQEEEAKETEDGPVEESKPKPRPFMPNLVPPKIPDGERVDFDDIHRKRMEKDLNELQTLIEAHFENRKKEEEELISLKDRIEKRRAERAEQQRIRNEREKERQTRLAEERARREEEENRRKAEDEARKKKALSNMMHFGGYIQKAQTERKSGKRQTEREKKKKILAERRKVLAIDHLNEDQLREKAKELWQSIYNLEAEKFDLQEKFKQQKYEINVLRNRINDNQKVSKTRGKAKVTGRWK